A portion of the Pseudomonas sp. GR 6-02 genome contains these proteins:
- a CDS encoding ribonucleoside-diphosphate reductase subunit alpha — protein MQTDTTRENPQGTLPQAADSNSDLSATAPGQLRVIKRNGTVVPYTDDKITVAITKAFLAVEGGTAAASSRIHDTVARLTEQVTATFKRRMPSGGTIHIEEIQDQVELALMRAGEQKVARDYVIYRDSRAKERAAHSPAEEAVNAHPSIRITRADGSLAPLDMGRLNTIVTEACEGLEEVDGELIQRETLKNLYDGVALTDVNTALVMTARTLVEREPNYSFVTARLLMDTLRAEGLGFLGVADSATHHEMVDLYAKALPAYIAKGIEFELLNPVLASFDLEKLGKAINHERDQQFTYLGLQTLYDRYFIHKDGIRFELPQIFFMRVAMGLAIEEKQKEDRAIEFYNLLSSFDYMSSTPTLFNAGTLRPQLSSCYLTTVPDDLSGIYHAIHDNAMLSKFAGGLGNDWTPVRALGSYIKGTNGKSQGVVPFLKVVNDTAVAVNQGGKRKGAVCAYLETWHMDIEEFIELRKNTGDDRRRTHDMNTANWIPDLFMKRVFDDGKWTLFSPSEVPDLHDLTGKAFEERYEYYEALTEYPGKVKLFKTIQAKDLWRKMLSMLFETGHPWLTFKDPCNLRSPQQHVGVVHSSNLCTEITLNTNKDEIAVCNLGSINLPNHIVDGKLDTAKLQRTVNTAVRMLDNVIDINYYSVPQAKNSNFKHRPVGLGIMGFQDALYLQHIPYGSDAAVEFADKSMEAVSYYAIQASCDLADERGAYETFQGSLWSKGILPLDSQQILIEQRGQKYIDVDLNETLDWAPVRARVQKGIRNSNIMAIAPTATIANITGVSQSIEPTYQNLYVKSNLSGEFTVINPYLVRDLKARGLWDSVMINDLKYYDGSVQQIERIPQELKELYATAFEVDTKWIVDAASRRQKWIDQAQSLNLYIAGASGKKLDVTYRMAWYRGLKTTYYLRALAATSTEKSTINTGKLNAVSSGGNHGDDSVLAAPAGPAPVPKACAIDEPDCEACQ, from the coding sequence ATGCAAACCGACACAACTCGCGAGAACCCGCAAGGCACCTTGCCGCAGGCCGCCGATTCGAATTCGGATCTGTCCGCCACCGCGCCTGGCCAACTGCGCGTGATCAAGCGTAACGGCACTGTCGTCCCTTACACCGATGACAAGATCACCGTCGCCATCACCAAAGCGTTTCTCGCAGTTGAGGGCGGCACCGCTGCCGCTTCGTCGCGAATCCACGACACCGTTGCCCGCCTGACCGAACAAGTCACCGCGACTTTCAAGCGTCGCATGCCTTCGGGCGGCACCATCCACATCGAAGAAATCCAGGACCAGGTCGAACTGGCCCTGATGCGTGCCGGCGAACAGAAAGTCGCCCGCGACTATGTGATCTACCGTGACTCCCGCGCCAAAGAGCGCGCAGCGCACTCCCCTGCCGAAGAAGCCGTCAACGCTCACCCATCGATCCGCATCACCCGCGCCGATGGCAGCCTCGCACCGCTGGACATGGGTCGCCTGAACACCATCGTCACCGAAGCGTGCGAAGGCCTGGAAGAAGTCGACGGCGAGCTGATCCAGCGCGAAACCCTGAAAAACCTGTACGACGGCGTGGCCCTGACCGACGTCAACACCGCCCTGGTGATGACCGCCCGTACGCTGGTCGAGCGTGAGCCGAACTACTCGTTCGTGACCGCCCGCCTGCTGATGGACACCCTGCGTGCCGAAGGCCTGGGCTTCCTCGGTGTCGCCGACAGCGCGACCCACCACGAAATGGTCGACCTGTATGCCAAGGCACTGCCTGCGTACATCGCCAAAGGTATCGAATTCGAATTGCTGAACCCGGTTCTGGCGTCCTTCGACCTGGAAAAACTCGGCAAGGCGATCAACCACGAGCGCGATCAGCAGTTCACGTACCTGGGCCTGCAAACCCTGTACGACCGTTACTTCATCCACAAGGACGGTATCCGCTTCGAACTGCCACAGATTTTCTTCATGCGCGTGGCCATGGGCCTGGCGATCGAAGAGAAGCAGAAAGAAGACCGTGCGATCGAGTTCTACAACCTGTTGTCGTCCTTCGACTACATGTCCTCGACCCCGACCCTGTTCAACGCCGGTACCCTGCGTCCACAGCTGTCGAGCTGCTACCTGACCACCGTGCCGGATGACCTGTCGGGCATCTACCACGCGATCCACGACAACGCCATGTTGTCGAAATTCGCAGGCGGCCTGGGCAACGACTGGACCCCGGTTCGGGCGCTGGGTTCGTACATCAAGGGCACCAACGGCAAATCCCAGGGCGTCGTGCCGTTCCTGAAAGTGGTGAACGACACCGCCGTCGCCGTTAACCAGGGTGGCAAGCGCAAAGGCGCTGTCTGTGCCTACCTGGAAACCTGGCACATGGACATCGAAGAGTTCATCGAACTGCGCAAGAACACCGGTGATGACCGTCGTCGTACCCACGACATGAACACCGCCAACTGGATCCCTGACCTGTTCATGAAGCGTGTCTTCGATGACGGCAAGTGGACCCTGTTCTCGCCGTCCGAAGTACCGGATCTGCACGACCTGACCGGCAAGGCCTTCGAAGAGCGTTACGAGTACTACGAAGCCCTGACCGAGTACCCGGGCAAGGTCAAGCTGTTCAAGACCATTCAGGCCAAAGACCTGTGGCGCAAAATGCTGTCCATGCTGTTTGAAACCGGCCACCCATGGCTGACCTTCAAAGACCCGTGCAACCTGCGCAGCCCGCAGCAGCACGTGGGCGTGGTTCACAGCTCGAACCTGTGCACCGAGATCACCTTGAACACCAACAAGGACGAGATCGCCGTTTGCAACCTGGGCTCGATCAACCTGCCGAACCACATCGTCGACGGCAAGCTGGACACCGCCAAGCTGCAACGCACCGTGAACACCGCCGTGCGCATGCTCGATAACGTGATCGACATCAACTACTACTCGGTGCCGCAAGCGAAGAACTCCAACTTCAAGCACCGTCCGGTCGGTCTGGGCATCATGGGCTTCCAGGACGCTCTGTACCTGCAGCACATCCCTTACGGTTCCGACGCTGCCGTCGAATTCGCCGACAAGTCGATGGAAGCGGTCAGCTACTACGCGATCCAGGCTTCCTGCGACCTGGCTGACGAACGTGGCGCCTACGAGACGTTCCAGGGTTCGCTGTGGTCCAAAGGTATCCTGCCGCTGGATTCGCAACAGATCCTGATCGAGCAGCGTGGCCAGAAGTACATCGACGTTGACCTGAACGAAACCCTGGACTGGGCACCGGTTCGCGCCCGTGTGCAGAAAGGCATTCGTAACTCCAACATCATGGCCATCGCACCGACCGCAACCATCGCCAACATCACCGGCGTGTCGCAGTCGATCGAACCGACCTACCAGAACCTCTATGTGAAATCGAACCTGTCGGGCGAATTCACCGTGATCAACCCGTACCTGGTTCGCGACCTGAAGGCTCGCGGTCTGTGGGACTCGGTCATGATCAACGACCTGAAGTACTACGACGGTTCGGTGCAGCAGATCGAGCGCATCCCGCAAGAACTCAAAGAGCTCTACGCGACTGCCTTCGAAGTGGACACCAAGTGGATCGTCGACGCCGCCAGCCGTCGTCAGAAGTGGATCGACCAGGCTCAGTCGCTGAACCTGTACATCGCCGGCGCTTCGGGCAAAAAACTGGACGTGACCTACCGCATGGCCTGGTACCGTGGTCTGAAAACCACTTACTACCTCCGTGCCCTGGCCGCAACCAGCACCGAGAAGTCGACCATCAACACCGGTAAGCTGAACGCTGTTTCCAGCGGCGGCAACCACGGTGACGACTCGGTCCTGGCAGCCCCAGCCGGTCCAGCTCCAGTGCCGAAGGCCTGCGCCATCGACGAGCCGGATTGCGAAGCTTGCCAATAA
- a CDS encoding response regulator translates to MEQEAWQVLIVEDDQRLAELTRDYLEANGLRVSIEGNGALAAARIIKEKPDLVILDLMLPGEDGLSICRKIRDRYDGPILMLTARTDDTDQILGLDLGADDYVCKPVRPRLLLARIQALLRRSETPEVPQEKQRRLQFGPLVVDNALREAWLHDKGIELTSAEFDLLWLLVANAGRILSREEIFTALRGIGYDGQDRSIDVRISRIRPKIGDDTDHPRLIKTVRSKGYLFVPEACTL, encoded by the coding sequence GTGGAGCAAGAAGCCTGGCAGGTATTGATTGTCGAGGACGACCAGCGTCTGGCCGAACTGACCCGCGATTACCTGGAAGCCAATGGCCTGCGAGTATCGATCGAGGGTAATGGCGCCCTGGCCGCAGCACGCATCATCAAGGAGAAACCGGACCTGGTGATTCTCGACCTGATGCTCCCCGGCGAAGATGGCTTGAGCATTTGCCGCAAGATTCGCGACCGCTATGACGGGCCGATCCTGATGCTCACCGCGCGCACCGATGACACCGATCAGATTCTTGGCCTGGACCTGGGCGCCGACGACTACGTCTGCAAACCGGTGCGTCCGCGTTTATTGCTGGCGCGCATCCAGGCTCTGCTGCGGCGCAGTGAAACCCCTGAAGTGCCCCAGGAAAAACAACGGCGCCTGCAGTTCGGCCCATTGGTGGTGGACAACGCATTGCGCGAAGCCTGGCTGCATGACAAAGGCATCGAATTGACCAGTGCCGAGTTCGATCTGCTCTGGCTGCTGGTGGCCAATGCCGGGCGTATTCTGTCCCGCGAAGAAATATTCACCGCGCTGCGCGGTATCGGTTATGACGGCCAGGACCGCTCGATCGACGTGCGCATCTCGCGCATCCGCCCCAAGATCGGCGATGACACGGACCATCCGCGGCTGATCAAGACCGTCCGCAGCAAAGGCTATTTGTTCGTGCCGGAAGCCTGCACCCTGTGA
- a CDS encoding ATP-binding protein codes for MNSIFLRIYGGMCAALILVAVLGVLALHLLNQVRSEQYRERLAHGTFSLMADNLQPMNETERHRALLLWERLLGIPLALKTFPQTDLDLTQRTRVLHGQALVEQTGPHAAKVYRLVSEKEQLVLTGEVQQISEQLARATIYLLADELVRYPVAEQPKRLEQLKEDKGFGFDLRLVTVDEADMDEDQSRRVSEGDTVMALGKGGDSIRVFAGMVGTPWVLEIGPLYQMNPYPPEWLVLIAALGLSLIGLIVYLLVRQLERRLRGLEAAATRIAKGSLETRVPARGADSVGRLASAFNGMAEHLQQLLAIQRELVRAVSHELRTPVARLRFGLEMIGSASTPEALEKYREGMDHDIEDLDRLVDEMLTYARLEQGSPALNFQRIDLDALVNQVIEELAPLRAEVTVQRGLCLSAADCDGAWVEAEPRYLHRALQNLVSNAMRHARSRVTVSYQVGQQRCRVDVEDDGPGVPETAWEKIFTPFLRLDDSRTRASGGHGLGLSIVRRIIHWHDGRALISKSKSLGGACFSLSWPRNQERR; via the coding sequence GTGAACTCGATCTTCCTGCGTATTTATGGCGGCATGTGCGCGGCGCTGATTCTGGTGGCCGTGCTCGGTGTGCTGGCCTTGCACCTGCTTAATCAGGTACGCAGCGAGCAGTACCGCGAGCGCCTGGCCCACGGCACCTTCTCGCTGATGGCCGATAACCTGCAACCGATGAACGAAACCGAGCGCCATCGGGCGTTGCTGTTGTGGGAGCGCTTGCTCGGGATTCCGCTGGCGCTGAAGACGTTCCCCCAGACCGACCTCGACCTGACCCAGCGCACCCGCGTGTTGCACGGCCAGGCCCTGGTGGAGCAGACCGGTCCGCATGCGGCGAAGGTTTATCGCCTGGTCAGCGAAAAGGAGCAGTTGGTGCTCACCGGTGAAGTCCAGCAGATCAGCGAGCAACTGGCGCGGGCGACCATCTACCTGCTGGCCGATGAACTGGTGCGCTACCCGGTGGCCGAGCAGCCCAAGCGTCTGGAGCAGTTAAAGGAAGATAAGGGTTTCGGCTTCGATCTGCGGCTGGTGACGGTTGATGAGGCCGACATGGACGAAGACCAGAGCCGCCGCGTGTCTGAAGGCGACACAGTGATGGCGTTGGGCAAGGGCGGCGATTCGATCCGGGTGTTTGCCGGCATGGTCGGTACACCGTGGGTGCTGGAAATCGGTCCGCTGTATCAGATGAATCCTTACCCGCCCGAGTGGCTGGTGCTGATCGCGGCGCTTGGCTTGAGCCTGATTGGTTTGATTGTCTATCTGTTGGTGCGGCAACTGGAGCGTCGTTTGCGCGGTCTGGAAGCCGCCGCCACGCGAATTGCCAAGGGCAGCCTGGAAACCCGCGTACCGGCCCGTGGCGCCGACTCGGTGGGGCGGCTGGCCTCGGCGTTCAACGGCATGGCCGAGCACTTGCAGCAATTGTTGGCGATTCAGCGAGAACTGGTGCGTGCCGTGTCCCACGAATTGCGCACACCAGTGGCGCGCCTGCGCTTTGGCCTGGAGATGATCGGCTCGGCCAGCACGCCTGAGGCGCTGGAGAAATACCGCGAGGGCATGGACCACGACATCGAGGACCTCGATCGACTGGTCGACGAGATGCTCACCTATGCGCGGCTGGAGCAGGGCTCGCCGGCGCTGAATTTCCAGCGGATCGATCTGGATGCATTGGTCAATCAGGTGATCGAGGAACTGGCACCTCTGCGCGCCGAGGTCACGGTGCAGCGCGGCTTGTGCCTGTCCGCCGCCGATTGCGACGGCGCCTGGGTTGAAGCCGAGCCGCGCTACTTGCACCGGGCGTTGCAGAACCTGGTGAGCAACGCCATGCGCCATGCCCGTTCACGGGTGACTGTCAGCTATCAGGTGGGGCAGCAGCGCTGTCGGGTGGATGTCGAGGATGATGGGCCGGGCGTGCCGGAAACCGCGTGGGAGAAAATCTTCACCCCGTTCCTGCGCCTCGACGACAGCCGTACCCGCGCCTCGGGTGGGCATGGGCTGGGGTTGTCGATTGTGCGGCGGATCATCCATTGGCACGACGGGCGAGCGCTGATCAGCAAGAGCAAAAGCCTGGGCGGGGCGTGTTTCAGTTTGAGCTGGCCGAGGAATCAGGAGCGGCGTTGA
- a CDS encoding 4'-phosphopantetheinyl transferase family protein — MNPVPALPACCTPLDAHWPLPFVLPDTVLLGTHFDTKQLASDDFQRSAIEPPASIQRSVAKRQAEFLAGRICARAALQQLEGLSFIPAIGEDRAPVWPAHITGSITHSTGRAAAIVANKAHWRGLGMDLENLLDAERAERLAGEILTGPELQRLTAGARDQLAMVVTLTFSVKESLFKALYPIVQKRFYFEHAEVLEWSEGGEVRLQLLTDLSSEWRSGTELDAQFAVMDGQLLSLVSIKA; from the coding sequence ATGAATCCCGTCCCCGCCCTACCCGCCTGCTGCACCCCGCTCGACGCCCATTGGCCGCTGCCGTTTGTGCTGCCCGATACGGTCCTGCTGGGCACTCACTTCGATACCAAGCAATTGGCCAGCGATGATTTCCAGCGCAGCGCCATCGAGCCGCCCGCGAGCATCCAGCGTTCGGTGGCCAAGCGTCAGGCCGAGTTTCTTGCCGGGCGGATTTGCGCTCGAGCCGCGTTGCAACAGCTGGAAGGGCTGAGCTTCATTCCGGCCATTGGTGAAGACCGCGCACCGGTGTGGCCAGCGCATATCACCGGTTCGATCACCCACAGCACCGGCCGGGCCGCGGCGATTGTCGCGAACAAGGCCCATTGGCGCGGCTTGGGAATGGACCTGGAAAATCTGCTCGACGCAGAACGGGCCGAACGCCTGGCCGGAGAGATTCTCACCGGGCCTGAGTTGCAGCGCTTGACCGCCGGGGCTCGCGATCAGTTGGCGATGGTGGTGACGCTGACGTTTTCGGTGAAGGAAAGCCTGTTCAAGGCGCTCTACCCGATCGTCCAAAAGCGCTTCTACTTCGAACACGCCGAAGTGCTGGAGTGGAGCGAGGGCGGTGAAGTGCGGTTGCAGTTGCTGACCGACCTGTCCAGTGAGTGGCGCAGCGGCACCGAACTGGACGCGCAGTTTGCGGTGATGGATGGGCAGTTGTTGAGTCTGGTCAGTATCAAGGCCTGA
- a CDS encoding dienelactone hydrolase family protein, with protein MRVLLALVLLAVSGVSQAAIKTQEIPYQSADGTKLIGYYAYDDAIKGPRPGVVVVHEWWGLNDYAKRRARDLAGLGYSALAIDMYGDGKNTEHPKDAMAFMQAATKDSAAASARFQAGLDLLKKQPQTDPAKLAAIGYCFGGAVVLNAARQGLPLAGVVSFHGALATNTPAVPGSVKAKILVEHGALDSMVTAENVTAFKAEMDKAGADYKFVSLEGAKHGFSNPDADRLSHGDHGGPDIGYNKAADEKSWADMQAFFKKIFG; from the coding sequence ATGCGTGTGTTGCTCGCCCTTGTATTACTGGCCGTGAGCGGGGTCAGCCAGGCCGCCATCAAGACCCAGGAAATTCCCTATCAGAGTGCCGATGGCACCAAGCTGATTGGCTATTACGCCTACGACGACGCCATTAAAGGTCCGCGTCCGGGTGTGGTGGTGGTACATGAATGGTGGGGGCTCAACGACTACGCCAAGCGGCGCGCACGCGATCTGGCGGGTCTGGGCTACAGCGCACTGGCGATCGACATGTATGGCGACGGCAAGAACACCGAACACCCCAAGGACGCCATGGCGTTCATGCAAGCCGCGACAAAGGACAGCGCAGCAGCCAGCGCGCGGTTTCAGGCCGGGCTCGATTTGCTGAAGAAACAGCCACAGACCGATCCGGCCAAACTGGCGGCCATCGGCTATTGCTTCGGTGGCGCAGTGGTGCTGAATGCCGCACGCCAGGGATTGCCGCTGGCGGGCGTGGTGAGTTTCCACGGTGCACTGGCGACCAATACGCCGGCGGTGCCTGGCAGTGTGAAAGCGAAAATCCTGGTGGAGCATGGCGCCCTGGACAGCATGGTCACAGCGGAAAACGTGACGGCGTTCAAGGCGGAAATGGACAAGGCCGGTGCCGACTATAAATTTGTCAGCCTCGAAGGCGCCAAGCATGGCTTCAGCAACCCTGATGCGGATCGTCTGAGCCATGGCGATCATGGCGGGCCGGACATTGGTTACAACAAGGCCGCCGATGAGAAGTCGTGGGCGGACATGCAGGCGTTTTTCAAGAAGATCTTTGGCTGA
- a CDS encoding response regulator transcription factor — protein MKLLVVEDEALLRHHLQTRLTDSGHVVEAVANAIDALHQAEQFNHDLAVIDLGLPGMGGLDLIRQLRSQGKTFPILILTARGNWQDKVEGLAAGADDYVVKPFQFEELDARLNALLRRSSGFTQSTIVAGPLVLDLNRKQASLDDQPLALTAYEYRILEYLMRHHQQVVAKDRLMEQLYPDDDERDPNVIEVLVGRLRRKLEGPAGFKPIDTVRGLGYLFNERCT, from the coding sequence ATGAAATTGCTGGTTGTCGAAGATGAAGCGCTGTTGCGCCATCACCTGCAGACCCGTTTGACGGACAGCGGCCACGTGGTCGAGGCCGTGGCCAACGCCATCGATGCGTTGCATCAGGCCGAGCAGTTCAACCATGACCTGGCGGTGATCGACCTCGGTTTGCCGGGCATGGGCGGGCTCGACCTGATTCGTCAGCTGCGCTCCCAGGGCAAGACGTTTCCGATCCTGATCCTCACCGCGCGCGGCAACTGGCAAGACAAGGTCGAAGGCCTCGCCGCCGGTGCCGACGACTACGTGGTCAAGCCGTTCCAGTTCGAAGAGCTGGACGCCCGGCTCAATGCCTTGCTGCGTCGCTCCAGCGGTTTCACCCAGTCGACCATCGTCGCCGGTCCCTTGGTGCTGGATCTCAATCGCAAACAGGCGTCCCTCGATGACCAGCCGCTGGCGCTGACCGCCTACGAATACCGGATCCTCGAATACCTGATGCGCCATCACCAGCAAGTGGTGGCCAAGGACCGCTTGATGGAGCAACTCTATCCGGATGACGACGAGCGCGATCCGAATGTGATCGAAGTGCTGGTCGGCCGCTTGCGTCGCAAACTCGAAGGCCCGGCCGGGTTCAAGCCGATCGATACCGTGCGTGGCCTCGGCTACCTGTTCAATGAGCGCTGCACTTGA
- a CDS encoding ATP-binding protein: MIRSLRVRLMLAATTLAVLFMLALLPAMQGAFSLALQDSIEQRLASDVTTLISAARVDNNRLQMPAQLPDERFNLTDSRLLGYIYDREGHLVWRSRATQEENINYKPRYDGRGNEFARIREANGEEFFVYDVEVKLLGGKSAAFSIVALQPVREYEVTLEGLRENLYLGFGAALLVLLVLLWVGLTWGLQALSRLSQELDQIESGTRESLSEQHPRELLRLTGSLNRLLHSEREQRSRYRDSLDDLAHSLKTPLAVLQGVSEDMAQKPQERDQAWVLQTQIERMSQQISYQLQRASLRKSGLVRHQVRLRPVLQSLCDTLDKVYRDKRVRVAFDLPDQCYVPIEQGALLEMMGNLLENAYRLCLNEVRISVRETLSSIELCIEDDGPGVPPDQRARILERGERLDRQHPGQGIGLAVVKDIIESYSAKLTLGDSPMGGAAFRIHFPVV; this comes from the coding sequence TTGATTCGTTCCCTTCGTGTCCGCTTGATGCTCGCCGCCACCACCCTGGCGGTGTTGTTCATGCTGGCGTTACTGCCGGCGATGCAGGGCGCGTTCAGCCTGGCGTTGCAGGACTCCATCGAGCAGCGCCTGGCGTCGGATGTCACCACGCTGATCTCCGCCGCGCGGGTGGATAACAACCGCTTGCAGATGCCGGCGCAGTTACCCGATGAGCGTTTCAACCTCACCGACAGCCGTTTGCTCGGCTACATCTATGACCGCGAAGGTCACCTGGTCTGGCGCTCGAGGGCCACCCAGGAAGAGAACATCAACTACAAGCCGCGTTACGACGGGCGCGGGAACGAGTTCGCGAGGATTCGCGAGGCCAATGGTGAAGAGTTTTTCGTCTATGACGTCGAGGTCAAGCTGCTCGGCGGCAAAAGCGCGGCGTTCAGCATCGTCGCGCTGCAACCGGTGCGCGAATACGAAGTCACCCTCGAAGGCCTGCGGGAAAACCTCTACCTGGGCTTCGGTGCCGCGTTACTGGTGTTGCTCGTCTTGCTCTGGGTCGGCCTGACCTGGGGCTTGCAGGCGTTGAGCCGGCTGAGCCAGGAGCTGGACCAGATCGAAAGCGGCACCCGCGAAAGCCTCAGCGAACAACACCCGCGCGAACTGCTGCGCCTGACCGGCTCGCTCAACCGTTTGCTGCACAGCGAGCGTGAACAGCGCAGCCGTTACCGCGACTCCCTCGACGACCTGGCCCACAGCCTGAAAACCCCGCTGGCGGTGTTGCAAGGGGTCAGCGAAGACATGGCGCAAAAGCCGCAAGAGCGCGATCAGGCCTGGGTGCTGCAAACCCAGATCGAACGCATGAGCCAGCAGATCAGCTATCAACTGCAACGGGCCAGCCTGCGCAAAAGTGGTCTGGTGCGCCATCAGGTACGCCTGCGCCCGGTGCTGCAAAGCCTCTGCGACACCCTGGACAAGGTCTACCGCGACAAACGCGTGCGGGTCGCCTTCGATCTGCCGGATCAGTGCTACGTGCCGATCGAGCAGGGCGCCTTGCTGGAAATGATGGGCAACCTGCTGGAAAACGCCTATCGCCTGTGCCTGAACGAAGTACGCATCAGCGTGCGCGAAACCCTCAGTAGCATTGAGCTTTGCATTGAAGACGATGGCCCCGGTGTACCACCGGACCAACGCGCACGGATTCTCGAGCGCGGCGAGCGGCTGGACCGCCAGCATCCGGGGCAGGGGATTGGCTTGGCGGTGGTCAAGGACATCATCGAAAGCTACAGCGCCAAGCTGACGCTGGGGGATTCGCCGATGGGCGGCGCGGCGTTCCGGATTCATTTTCCGGTGGTTTAA
- a CDS encoding DUF6124 family protein produces MFKITPNPPETDPTSPYESLDSKKLHEAADRALDHYLKPPTPKDTKRKPSTIYHVGAKVDNETLLVNACESLASASVMLSEFAGLMDMPHRNMMLGIQSVVMLGELAVNRVLDNLDPQG; encoded by the coding sequence ATGTTCAAGATCACACCGAACCCACCGGAAACCGATCCAACATCCCCCTACGAATCCCTCGATTCCAAAAAACTCCACGAAGCCGCCGACCGCGCCCTCGACCACTACCTCAAACCACCCACTCCCAAAGACACCAAGCGCAAACCCAGCACCATTTACCATGTGGGTGCGAAGGTCGATAACGAAACACTGCTGGTCAACGCCTGCGAATCCCTGGCGTCAGCGAGCGTGATGCTCAGTGAATTCGCCGGGTTGATGGACATGCCCCATCGCAACATGATGTTGGGGATTCAATCGGTGGTCATGCTCGGGGAGTTGGCCGTCAACCGGGTGCTGGATAACCTCGATCCGCAAGGCTAA
- a CDS encoding AraC family transcriptional regulator, producing the protein MRERTIASHFARAALGGARRRGYDYSSLLQQLGISPELLEEPRARIAPEQFTRLIQGLWLALDDEYLGFGQAPSKPGSFAMMCHAVIHCRTLEKALNRGLLFYSLFPGAPRLTLSREGEMIRLSLDDSPLWDPDHFLSESLLVIWHRFGSWLIGQRIRLEHATFSYPRPEHGAEYDLLFSCPLTFDTTQSSLLFHSRYLNMPLLQDERTLKHFLERSPADLLSRPDEGDSLSSQLRRLLSRDSARWPDLEAVAAHLHISPQTLRRHLREEGTSFQELKDQLRRDIAIYHLGRADLSLQQIAEQLGFSEPSAFHRAFKKWTGLTPGAYRAQEN; encoded by the coding sequence ATGCGTGAACGCACCATCGCCAGCCATTTCGCCCGTGCCGCCCTCGGCGGCGCACGCCGACGTGGCTACGACTATTCGAGCCTGCTGCAGCAACTGGGGATCAGCCCCGAGTTGCTTGAAGAACCGCGCGCCCGAATCGCGCCGGAACAGTTCACCCGGTTGATCCAGGGATTGTGGCTGGCCCTGGACGACGAATACCTGGGCTTCGGGCAGGCCCCGAGCAAACCCGGCAGCTTCGCGATGATGTGCCACGCGGTGATCCACTGCCGCACGCTGGAGAAAGCACTCAATCGCGGCCTGTTGTTTTACAGCCTGTTTCCCGGGGCGCCGCGTCTGACCTTGAGCCGCGAAGGCGAGATGATTCGCCTGAGCCTCGACGATTCGCCGCTGTGGGACCCGGACCACTTCCTCAGCGAAAGCCTGCTGGTGATCTGGCATCGGTTCGGCAGCTGGCTGATCGGCCAGCGCATTCGTCTGGAGCACGCCACATTCAGCTACCCGAGGCCCGAGCACGGGGCCGAATACGACTTGCTGTTTTCCTGCCCGCTAACGTTCGATACTACTCAGAGTAGCCTGCTGTTCCACAGCCGCTACCTGAACATGCCGCTGTTGCAGGACGAACGAACCCTCAAGCACTTTCTCGAGCGCTCCCCCGCCGACCTGCTGTCACGCCCCGACGAAGGCGACAGCCTGAGCAGCCAATTGCGGCGCTTGCTCAGCCGCGACAGTGCACGCTGGCCGGACCTGGAAGCAGTGGCGGCGCACCTGCACATCAGCCCGCAAACCTTGCGTCGGCATTTGCGTGAGGAAGGCACGAGTTTTCAGGAATTGAAGGATCAGTTACGCCGGGACATCGCGATTTATCACCTGGGGCGGGCGGATCTATCGTTGCAACAAATTGCCGAGCAGTTGGGGTTTTCAGAGCCTTCGGCGTTTCATCGGGCGTTCAAGAAGTGGACGGGTTTGACGCCGGGGGCCTATCGGGCGCAGGAGAACTGA